The Salvelinus alpinus chromosome 3, SLU_Salpinus.1, whole genome shotgun sequence genome segment GTAGCACTAGTGGACAGACGTAAAGAAACAGAAGCTAAGGCTGTGGGCAGACAGAAAGATCTGGCATTTTCTACAATGGTAGTCATCCATTAACAGACGGACAATGGAGATGATCGTCTGTCAAAACGCTCGATACGTCAGCCTTTTTGCCGGACAAAAATGGGACAATGCTGAATGCATAATAAGGATTTCATGCAAGTCTCTGTGGCCACAGCCTAAAGGGTGTGAGACTAGAGACTGAACAGAGAAACCTACCTGTTCCTAGAGACCCACAGCTCTcccaggaggggagagagcgagagagcaggaggggagagagcaggaggggagagagagcaggaggggagagagcgcaggaggggagagagcgagagagcgggaggggagagagcgcaggaggggagagagcgagagagcgggaggggagagagcgggaggggagagagcgagagagcgggaggggagagagcgagagagcgagagagcgagagagcgagagagcgggaggggagagagcgagagagcgggagagcgagagaggggagagagcgagagagcgggaggggagagagcaggaggggagagagagcaggaggggagagagcaggaggggagagagagcaggaggggagagagagcaggaggggagagagagcaggaggggagagagagcaggaggggagagagagcaggaggggagagagagcaggaggggagagagagcaggaggggagagagagcaggaggggagagagcgcaggaggggagagagcgcaggaggggagagagcgcaggaggggagagagcgcaggaggggagagagcgggaggcgGGAGAGagcgcaggagagagagagagcgggaggggagagagagcgggaggggagagagagcgggaggggagagagagcgggaggcgAGAGAGCGCAGGAGGCGAGAGAGCGCAGGAGGCGAGAGAGCGCAGGAGGCGAGAGAgcgcaggaggggagagagcgcagagcggggagagagcgagagggggagagagagcgggagggggagagagcgggagggggagagagcgggagggggagagagcgggaggggagagagagcgggagggggagagagcgggaggggagagagcgggaggggagagagcgggaggggagagagcgggaggggagagagcgggaggggagagagcgggaggggagagagagcgggagggagagagagcaggaggggagagagagcaggagggagagagagcaggaggggagagagcaggaggggagagagcaggaggggagagagcgaggagaggagagagagcgagagaggggagagagagcgggaggggagagagagcgggaggggagagagcgcaggaggggagagagcgagagagcgggaggggagagagcaggaggggagagagagcaggaggggagagagcgcaggagggagagagagcgagagagagcgggaggggagagagcgcaggaggggagagagcgagagagcgggaggggagagagcgagagagcgggaggcgagagagcgagagagcgggaggcgagagagcgggaggggagagagcgcAGGAGGCGAGAGAGCGCAGGAGGCGAGAGAGCgcgggaggggagagagcgcAGGAggcgagagagcgggaggggagagagcgggaggggagagagcgcaggaggggagagagcgcaGAGAGGCGGGAGAGCGCAGAGAGGCGAGAGAGCGCAGGAggcgggagagagcgggaggcgggagagagcgggaggcgggagagagcgggagggggagagagcgcaggaggcgggagagagcgggaggcgGGAGAGCGCGGGAggcgggagagagcgggaggcgggagagagcgggaggcgggagagagcgggaggcggagagagagcgagagagcgggagggggaggagagcgagagagcgcagagaggcgagagagcgcagagaggcgagagagcgcaggaggggagagagcgagagagcgggaggggagagaggcgagagagcgcaggaggggagagagcgcaGGAGGGGagcgaggagggggagagagcgcaggagggggagagagcgggagggggagagagcgcaggaggggagagagcgcgggagggggagagagcgcaggaggggagagagcgcaggagggggagagagcgcaggaggggagagagcgcaggagggggagagagcgcaggagggggagagagcgcaggagggggagagagcgcaggagggggagagagcgcaggagggggagagagcgggagggggagagagcgggaggggagagagcgggaggggagagagcgggaggggagagagcgggaggggagagagcgggaggggagagagcgggaggggagagagcgagaggggagagagcgggaggggagagagcgggaggggagagagcgggaggggagagagcgggagggggagagagcgggaggggagagagcgggagggggagagagcgggaggggagagagcgggaggggagagagcgggaggggagagagcgggaggggagagagcgggaggggagagagcaggaggggagagagcaggaggggagagagcaggaggggagagagcaggaggggagagagcaggaggggagagagcaggaggggagagagcaggaggggagagagcaggaggggagagagcaggaggggagagagcgagagaggagagagagcgagagaggagagagagcgggaggggagagagagcgggaggggagagagcgcaggaggggagagagcgagagagcgggaggggagagagcaggaggggagagagagcaggaggggagagagcgcaggaggggagagagcgcaggaggggagagagcgggaggggagagagcgcaggaggggagagagcgagagagcgggaggcgagagagcgagagagcgggaggggagagagcgagagagcgagagagcgggaggggagagagcgagagagcgggaggggagagagcgggaggggagagagcgggaggggagagagcgggaggggagagagcgggaggggagagagcgcaggaggggagagagcgagagagcgggaggcgagagagcgagagagcgggaggggagagagcgggagggggagagagcgggagggggagagagcgggagggggagagagcgggagggggagagagcgggagggggagagagcgggagggggagagagcgggagggggagagagcgggagggggagagagcgggagggggagagagcgggaggggagagagcgagagagcgggaggggagagagcgagagagcgggagggggagagagcgagagagcgggaggggagagggcgagagagcgggagggcgagagagcgggagggcgagagagcgggagggcgagagagcgggagggcgagagagcgggagggcgagagagcgggagggcgagagagcgggagggcgagagagcgggagggcgagagagcgggagggcgagagagcgggagggcgagagagcgggagggggagagagcgggagggggagagagcgggagggggagagagcgggagggggagagagcgggagggggagagagcgggagggggagagagcgggagggggagagagcgggagggggagagagcgggagggggagagagcgggagggggagagagcgggagggggagagagcgggagggggagagagcgggagggggagagagcgggaggggagagagcgggaggggagagagcgggaggggagagagcaggaggggagagagcaggaggggagagagcaggaggggagagagcaggaggggagagagcgggaggggagagagcaggaggggagagagcaggaggggagagagcaggaggggagagagcaggaggggagagagcaggaggggagagagcaggaAGAGGCGCATGAATGGAGGGGAAAATAAAAACGATTAAAGATGTGAATGGAATCAGCAGGCTAGGAGGAGCTGTAGTAAGAGTCTGGATATACATATAGATACACTAAATTATTATGACATACATATTGGTTCACGTATAAACCTGTTAAGTATTTGTCAGGCAACACTGTGCAGAGTTATCAGCTACAATtacacatcagcagaagagaaACCTCTCCAGTTTGGGGGGGGCTGAAAACCAGAAGTGGTGCACTAAATACATGAAACAGGATGGCATTTTGGACACACCCTAGAAGACACTGAGTGACTGACCATGGACATGAGCTGCAGGGCGACGAGGGGAGCGTACTGGCTGATATACTGCTTGCACTGAAACACAGAAGACAAAACACAGTCAGAAACAAAGTCAGTCGAAACCCAAACCAGCTTCATAGATTGACCAACAAATACttccaatcaaatgtatttataaaaccctttttttactccctagaaaggcgggaacctaggaagaaacctagagaggaaccaggctctgaggggtggccggtcctcttctggctgtgccgggctAGAGATTATTAAGGCCAGACTGTTCAACATGTTTGAACATTCATGGATAACGAGCAGGGTCAAATAAACCAACTAATGCATTAAACCAGATGGCATCTAGGGCACGAACTGTAAATTAGATTATGGCTAATTCCATTGCTGGATTACTCAAAATAGTCACTCCACCGAACTTGTTTAAAAACTCACTCCTCGCCAGATCACTAACTCCTCGCCAGATCACTAACTCCTCGCCAGATCACTAACTCCTCGCCAGATCACTAACTCCTCGCCAGATCACTAACTCCTCGCCAGATCACTAACTCCTCGCCAGATCACTAACTCCTCGCCAGATCACTAACTCCTCGCCAGATCACTAACTCCTCGCCAGATCACTAACTCCTCGCCAGATCACTAACTCCTCGCCAGATCACTAACTCCTCGCCAGATCACTAACTCCTCGCCAGATCACTAACTCCTCGCCAGATCACTAACTCCTCGCCAGATCACTAACTCCTCGCCAGATCACTAACTCCTCGCCAGATCACTAACTCCTCGCCAGATCACTAACTCCTCGCCAGATCACTAACTCCTCGCCAGATCACTAACTCCTCGCCAGATCACTAACTCCTCGCCAGATCACTAACTCCTAGCTAGATCACTAACTCCTCGCCAGATCACTAACTCCTCGCCAGATCACTAACTCCTCGCCAGATCACTAACTCCTCGCCAGATCACTAACTCCTCGCCAGATCACTAACTCCTAGCCAGATCACTAACTCCTAGCTAGATCACTAACTCCTAGCTAGATCACTACGTAGTCCTCTCACTAACTCCTAGCCCGATAACTACGTAGTCCTCTCACCATGTCAGAGATTCCAGGCCCCAGCAGGTCACACTGGCTAGATAAGTACGTAGTCCTCTCACCATGTCAGAGATTCCAGGCCCCAGCAGGTCACACTGGCTCTGGATCCGTTCAATCAGAGAGTTGATGAAGGTTGTGTTTCTCTTCGCCTCGTCCTGGAAGTCTGTGATGAACTTCACACAGTCTTCACACAAGTCTCCAGCCTCCTACAAGGAGACAGAAGACCCTCACTAGTGAATAAAGGAGTAGCAGTTACACATATGAAAATCAGTGACGGTTTAAAGTTGGTATTGGGTCATGGTCAGTAGTGAAATAACAGTTTGGAATGGGAACGTACAGCCAGAATTTGATCAATAAGACAGATTTCAGTTGCAAAAAGATTTGGTActttgtgccctactgaacataaCTTATGTGCAGCTATGCTGGGCACCATAGTAAATTATAACTCTAATGATTTTGTAAAGTCCTTTAACAATTATTCCACAGAAACCCAACCTTAGACACCAAAGACCAGAATTACAACCCCCAAGATTCTATGACGACTGGCGTACCTGTTTAGGAACCTCTTGCTTGGTGTTCTCCTTGGCCTGGGGGTAGAGGAGCCCAGGGATGTTGAGGAGGAAGGGGGCGACCCTCTGGGCCAGGTCTTCCTGAGGAATCTCATTGGACGTGAGCTGTGGGATCTGGTTAGACTGGATCTGAGCCTGGAGTCTGGCCAGAGCTGCCTGCTGGGAGCCACACAGACCTATGGCACCACACACCACCTGAGGGTTCTTCTGGAATCCAGAAACATCAGACTCTGGTCACTACAATCTGTACATCTCACTACAATAAACTCTCAGGGTCAATTTCCCACTTCACAGATCCAGATTAGGCCTTGTCCAAAACAATATTTCCATTGAAAGTGTGTTTGAGTCCAGGAACCGGGTTAATCTATATGCAGCTGGCATCCTAAATGCCATTAATTCCCCGGTCCCCAACAGAACAGCCACCGTGTTCCCCGGTCCCCAACAGAATATCTGTGTACTTTCCAATAAATGACCATTACTACACAGAGCTCAACTCTAATGACTAAAAATGGCCCTGTGTCTACACACTACGGGTGTAGCTAGTGTCCCACTACGGGTGCAGCTAGTGTCCCACTACGGGTGCAGCTAGTGCCCCACTACGGGTGCAGCTAGTGCCCCACTACGGGTGCAGCTAGTGTCCCACTACGGGTGCAGCTAGTGTCCCACTACGGGTGCAGCTAGTGTCCCACTACGGGCTAGTGTTACATAATGGGCCATATATCCTCCTAatgtttactagggtgaacccaactcttaTTCTGAGGAGCTCTCAGATTTCAATGTTCAATAGCAATACAATAAACATGAATCCACAAACCAATTATGTAGTGAAACTGTAATTCAATACATttagtatgggctaatagcattaAGGATAAACATTTATCAAATTCAAATGGCTAAATTATACCTGGAATGACCTTGAAACAATGCCATTTAGCTTAGCAGTATGAGGATGTTGGATTGATTATGAATAACAaaccatttctctctccctcactgtgtCTGTAGGCTAGCTTACTTTCCCAtaaacccgtgtgtgtgtgtgtgtgtgtgtgtgtgtgtgtgtaccagctcTCCAGCGATGACACCAATGAGGATAGGGTAGTATTTGTCCACCGTGTCTTTACACTCTGCAGCCAGGCTCTTGTCAGGGATCAGGTGACAGGCCTTCTCCAGGACGTCCAGGATCTCACCCTAGAGGACATGAACATCAGCTTAGAGTCGCCTACCCTCAGACCCCACTATGTGGAGCGACGGGGCCCCCCCCGAGCCTCTCCTCTGGCCCCCCCAGCCTCAGACCCCACTATGTGGAGCGACGGGGCCCCCCCCGAGCCTCTCCTCTGGCCCCCCCAGCCTCAGACCCCACTATGTGGAGCGACGGGGCCCCCCCAGCCTCTCCTCTGGCCCCCCCAGCCTCTCCtctggcccccccccccccagcctcagaCCCCACTATGTGGAGCGACGGCCCCCCCAGCCTCTCCTCTGGCCCCCCCAGCCTCAGACCCCACTATGCGGCGCGACAGCCCCCCCAGCCTCTCCTCTGGCCCCCCCCAGCCTCAGACCCCACTATGTGGAGCGACGGGGCCCCCCCCGAGCCTCTCCTCTGGCCCCCCCAGCCTCAGACCCCACTATGTGGAGCGACGGGGCCCCCCCAGCCTCTCCTCTGGCCCCCCCAGCCTCTCCTCTGGCCCCCCCAGCCTCTCCTCTGGCCCCCCCCAGCCTCAGACCCCACTATGTGGAGCGACGGCCCCCCCAGCCTCTCCTCTGGCCCCCCCAGCCTCAGACCCCACTATGCGGCGCGACAGCCCCCCCAGCCTCTCCTCTGGCCCCCCCCAGCCTCAGACCCCACTATGTGGAGCGACGGGCCCCCCAGCCTCTCCTCTGGCCCCCCCAGCCTCAGACCCCACTATGTGGAGCGACCCCCCCAGCCTCAAACCCCACTATGTGGAGCGACGgggccccccccccagcctcagaCCCCACTATGCGGAGCGACgggccccccccccagcctcagaCCCCACTATGTGGAGCGACGGGGCCCCCCCCAGCCTCAGACCCCACTATGTGGAGCGACGgggccccccccccagcctcagaCCCCACTATGCGGAGCGACgggccccccccccagcctcagaCCCCACTATGTGGAGCGACGGGGCCCCCCCCAGCCTCAGACCCCACTATGTGGAGCGACGGCCCCCCCAGCCTCTCCTCTGGCCCCCCCAGCCTCAGACCCCACTATGCGGAGCGACGGCCCCCCCCCAGCCTCAGACCCCACTAGGTGGAGCGGCGGGCCCCCCCCCAGCCTCAGACCCCACTATACGGAGCGACggccccccccccagcctccactAGGTGGAGCGACAGGCCCCCCCCAGCCTCAGACCCCACTAGGTGGAGCGACGGCCCCCCCCCAGCCTCAGACCCCACTATGCGGAGCGACGGGCCCCCCCCCAGCCTCAGACCCCACTATGCGGAGCGACgggccccccccccagcctcagaCCCCACTATGCGGAGCGACgggccccccccccagcctcagaCCCCACTATGCGGAGCGACgggccccccccccagcctcagaCCCCACTATGCGGAGCGACgggccccccccccagcctcagaCCCCACTATGCGGAGCGACgggccccccccccagcctcagaCCCCACTATGCGGAGCGACgggcccccccccccagcctcagaCCCCACTATGCGGAGCGACgggccccccccccagcctcagaCCCCACTATGCGGAGCGACGGGCCCCCCCCCAGCCTCAGACCCCACTATGCGGAGCGACGGGCCCCCCAGCCTCAGACCCCACTATGTGGAGCGACGGCCCCCCCCCAGCCTCAGACCCCACTATGCGGAGCGACTGCCCCCCCCAGCCTCAGACCCCATTATGCGGAGCGACGGCCCCCCCCCAGCCTCAGACCCCACTATGCGGAGCGacgggccccccccccccagcctcagaCCCCACTATGCGGAGCGacgggccccccccccccagcctcagaCCCCACTATGCGGAGCGacgggccccccccccccagcctcagaCCCCACTATGCGGAGCGacgggccccccccccccccagcctcagaCCCCACTATGCGGAGCGACGGGCCCCCCCCAGCCTCAGACCCCACTATGTGGAGCGACGGGCCCCCCCCAGCCTCAGACCCCACTATGTGGAGCGACGGGCCCCCCCCAGCCTCAGACCCCACTATGTGGAGCGACGGGCCCCCCCCAGCCTCAGACCCCACTATGTGGAGCGACGGGCCCCCCCCAGCCTCAGACCCCACTATGTGGAGCGACGGGCCCCCCCCCAGCCTCAGACCCCACTATGCGGAGCGactggtcccccccccccagaccccaCTATGTGGAGCGACGGGCCCCCCCCCAGCCTCAGACCCCACTATGCGGAGCGACGGGCCCCCcagcctctcctctgggaccccccagcctctcctctgggacccccagcctctcctctgggacccccagccTCTGGCCCCACTATGTGGAGCGACGGGCCCCCCAGCCTCTCCTCTGGCCCCCCCAGCCTCTCCTCTGGCCCCCCCAGCGGTTCCATGTATTTGAACCATTCCAGAAATAGTACccgattcaactaatcatcaagccctttaCTACGTAAATCACGTGAACTAATTCAGGACGACAACATTTTTAAATGGGGCTCCCCTAGTAGAGGTTTGAGTGCACAATGGCTGAGTAGTGTTTCTATCTTAAAGCACTCATTCATCTGGGAGCGGAGGACAGTTTTGGCATATTCGTACCACTTGTGTACACTGGATAGAAGACAGTTTGGCATATTTGTACCACTTGTGTACACTGGATAGAAGACAGTTTGGCAGAGCATGAATTTGTTTCCAGCAACAACAAACAGGGAACTTCCCCACATTCATCCTCCATGACTCACCTGAGTAGCATTGTTGTTCAGCAGCTGGTCCACCGCAATCAGCAACCCCTTACACAGGTCACATGGCACGGATTTCTGAAACAGGGAGGAGGGAGTTGATTAGGGAAGCAAAACCAAGGCCAGGTTAAACAATGTCCACTGTTCATCCGTTTACACAGGGAAAATACCTTTCCCCACCTTCATTAGACAATAACTTAGACTAGTCTCACCATCTGGGGCTGGTTCCATACGTTCTGCTGGCAGTGGACTACGGCGCCACAGATGGAGGCAGTCTTCACATTTTGGCACCAGTAGGGAGGACCACGggcacactgttcagtacccaacagaggggtggcgacagctaggagagagtagacacactgttcagtacccaacagaggggtggcgacagctaggagagagtagacacactgttcagtacccaacagaggggtggtgagagctaggagagagtagacacactgttcagtacccaacagaggggtggtgacagctaggagagagtagacacactgttcagtacccaacagaggggtg includes the following:
- the psap gene encoding prosaposin isoform X4, with product MLCLALFFVSAAVATPLLGTEQCARGPPYWCQNVKTASICGAVVHCQQNVWNQPQMKSVPCDLCKGLLIAVDQLLNNNATQGEILDVLEKACHLIPDKSLAAECKDTVDKYYPILIGVIAGELKNPQVVCGAIGLCGSQQAALARLQAQIQSNQIPQLTSNEIPQEDLAQRVAPFLLNIPGLLYPQAKENTKQEVPKQEAGDLCEDCVKFITDFQDEAKRNTTFINSLIERIQSQCDLLGPGISDMCKQYISQYAPLVALQLMSMQDVVRVLEKVCLVLPPSLSAQCKDLIESYGKVIIELLLQEADPKTICTAVGLCQDASRAFIPVLDQSQVVAGGSCDICKMAVRYIDGILEQNATQAQIEDAVRKVCSLVPEAVRGECNQLVEQYEPMLVQLLLQVLDPDFVCMRVGLCPEAVQSLLGMDQCSWGPAFWCKNMDSAKLCNAVAHCRRHVW
- the psap gene encoding prosaposin isoform X5, which gives rise to MLCLALFFVSAAVATPLLGTEQCARGPPYWCQNVKTASICGAVVHCQQNVWNQPQMKSVPCDLCKGLLIAVDQLLNNNATQGEILDVLEKACHLIPDKSLAAECKDTVDKYYPILIGVIAGELKNPQVVCGAIGLCGSQQAALARLQAQIQSNQIPQLTSNEIPQEDLAQRVAPFLLNIPGLLYPQAKENTKQEVPKQEAGDLCEDCVKFITDFQDEAKRNTTFINSLIERIQSQCDLLGPGISDMQDVVRVLEKVCLVLPPSLSAQCKDLIESYGKVIIELLLQEADPKTICTAVGLCQDASRAFIPVLDQSQVVAGGSCDICKMAVRYIDGILEQNATQAQIEDAVRKVCSLVPEAVRGECNQLVEQYEPMLVQLLLQVLDPDFVCMRVGLCPEAVQSLLGMDQCSWGPAFWCKNMDSAKLCNAVAHCRRHVW